In a single window of the Methanofollis ethanolicus genome:
- a CDS encoding 3'-5' exonuclease — MSSSLPLDGNVLVIDTETTGRFLSGRPPPRLVELAWVLCDSQGFLLAEHAMTVVPEGFSIPPSAVKIHGITTVDARRDGIRIRDALINLAQAAKRSDWVVAHNLAYDRRVVAEECERAGCADPLEPLRGWCTMVGSARYCGIRRQGGYKWPTLSELHQVLFGRPYDGAHRAREDARACARCFFALAEAGEVKKGG; from the coding sequence ATGTCCTCCTCCCTCCCATTAGATGGCAATGTCCTTGTCATCGACACCGAGACGACAGGCCGGTTCTTGAGCGGAAGGCCTCCTCCCCGTCTTGTCGAACTTGCATGGGTGCTCTGCGACAGCCAGGGGTTCCTTCTGGCAGAGCATGCGATGACCGTCGTCCCGGAGGGCTTCTCGATTCCCCCCTCTGCGGTGAAAATCCACGGCATCACAACGGTGGATGCACGCCGGGATGGCATCCGGATCAGGGATGCGTTGATAAACCTTGCACAGGCGGCCAAAAGGTCGGATTGGGTTGTTGCTCACAACCTTGCCTATGATCGCAGGGTCGTTGCCGAAGAGTGCGAACGGGCGGGGTGTGCCGACCCGCTTGAACCGCTCCGCGGCTGGTGTACGATGGTGGGGTCTGCCAGGTACTGCGGTATCAGGCGGCAGGGGGGGTACAAGTGGCCGACCTTATCCGAACTTCACCAGGTTCTCTTTGGGCGTCCCTATGACGGGGCGCACCGGGCGCGGGAGGATGCACGGGCATGTGCCCGGTGTTTTTTTGCTCTGGCGGAGGCGGGCGAAGTGAAAAAGGGAGGGTGA